One window from the genome of Cryptomeria japonica chromosome 6, Sugi_1.0, whole genome shotgun sequence encodes:
- the LOC131043645 gene encoding uncharacterized protein LOC131043645: MEFLKNVFQSQGVFIKALLRTPRLLNLSLEKTLKPSLAFWEGWGFSGAKLVSFLQATPNVLYRTSLTPGQVDLINKIGIDKESKIFKYIVGVVAKSRTETLEAKIENLKLCGLSVEEIWQLLGAAPLVLSYSKESVCEKMNFIVNNMELPVNHVVKHPLLLQISLEKTTRPRFLVWQKIKSINALELPLLTVLTMTEAKFVHNIIKGHAESKLPWTIYENAISNASNRTKNSTKQNFG; encoded by the coding sequence ATGGAGTTTCTGAAGAATGTATTTCAGTCTCAAGGCGTATTCATTAAAGCCCTGTTAAGAACACCAAGACTTCTCAATCTTAGCTTGGAGAAGACCCTGAAGCCCTCGCTCGCTTTCTGGGAAGGATGGGGTTTTTCTGGGGCGAAGCTCGTAAGCTTCTTACAGGCAACTCCGAACGTTCTCTATCGCACGTCTCTAACTCCTGGACAGGTGGATCTCATCAACAAGATTGGCATTGACAAAGAGAGCAAAATATTCAAATATATTGTAGGTGTAGTGGCTAAGAGCCGCACGGAAACGTTAGAGGCCAAGATAGAGAATCTCAAACTCTGTGGGCTTTCGGTAGAAGAAATCTGGCAACTACTTGGAGCTGCCCCTCTAGTCCTTTCTTACTCCAAGGAAAGTGTTTGTGAAAAGATGAACTTTATAGTTAATAACATGGAGCTCCCTGTAAATCATGTAGTGAAGCATCCTTTGTTGTTGCAAATAAGTTTGGAAAAGACTACGAGACCCAGGTTTTTGGTTTGGCAGAAAATCAAATCCATCAATGCCCTCGAGCTTCCTCTTTTGACAGTATTGACGATGACAGAGGCAAAGTTTGTTCACAACATTATAAAAGGGCATGCTGAATCTAAATTACCGTGGACAATTTATGAAAATGCCATCTCTAACGCCTCCAACCGCACAAAGaactcaacaaaacaaaattttggaTAG